A window of Prolixibacter sp. SD074 contains these coding sequences:
- the polA gene encoding DNA polymerase I, which yields MAEKNQKQLFLLDAYALIYRSYFAFIKNPRYNSKGLNTSAIMGFLNTLEQILKQEDPSHIAVAFDLKAPTFRHEMFEPYKANREEMPEDLRKSIPYIRQLIEAYHIPIVEREGFEADDVIGTLAKSAEKEGYKVFMVTPDKDYAQLVSENIFMYKPKRSGNDLEVWGLKEVSENFQVEKPEQVIDILGLMGDTADNIPGCPGIGPKTAMKLIADFSSIDGVYENIDKLKGKQKERLVENEEQVRISRKLAKIILDVPLGATPDGLVRTGPDKNVLRDLFSELEFRTLGKRILGEEVPVQQDNNFRQGTLFGLPVSSQEPEMAPENISDINSTDHEYFLMDTPELRADLRADLCVLKEFCFDTETTDIDPHNAQLVGMSFSWKDHEAFYVPVPGDQKKAQELVDEFRSIFADERIVKIGQNLKYDILVMGNYGIEVKGEIFDTMIAHYLVQPELRHNLDYLSELFLGYKKVATEELIGKKGKNQHSMRDVAVSQIKEYAGEDADITWQLKPILARELDKTGVEKLFREVEMPLLKVLVAMEQAGVKIDKEALDAYAEKLREQIITLEKDIHQLAGEEFNVSSPRQLGVILFEKLNLDSNAKKTKTKQYSTNEETLAKLQDKHEIVRKVLEYRGLKKLLSTYVEALPKLINSRTGKIHTSFNQAVAATGRLSSNNPNLQNIPIRDENGREIRKAFVPSDDQHVYLSADYSQIELRIMAAISGDKAMIEAFRNGEDIHATTAAKIYGIPLNQVTSDMRRKAKTANFGIIYGISAFGLSQRLNIPRTEAKQLIDGYFENFSRVKEFMDEQIHNAREKGYVETLMGRKRYLPDINSGNAVVRGVAERNAINAPIQGSAADVIKVAMINIHRKMQEKGLKSKMILQVHDELNFDARKDELDVLKKLVKQEMEHAFELEVPLTVDMQSADNWLEAH from the coding sequence ATGGCCGAAAAAAATCAGAAACAACTGTTCCTGCTCGATGCATACGCACTGATATACCGCTCTTACTTTGCGTTCATCAAAAATCCGCGCTACAACTCCAAAGGGTTAAACACCTCGGCCATTATGGGATTCTTGAATACCCTGGAGCAAATTCTGAAACAGGAAGATCCCAGTCACATTGCGGTGGCTTTCGACTTGAAAGCACCGACTTTTCGGCACGAGATGTTCGAGCCGTACAAAGCCAACCGCGAAGAGATGCCGGAAGATTTGCGGAAATCCATTCCTTACATCCGTCAGCTGATCGAAGCTTATCACATTCCGATTGTCGAACGCGAAGGTTTCGAAGCCGATGACGTGATCGGAACGTTGGCCAAATCGGCTGAAAAAGAAGGGTACAAAGTTTTCATGGTAACACCCGATAAAGACTACGCACAGCTGGTTTCGGAAAACATTTTCATGTACAAACCCAAACGTAGCGGAAACGATTTGGAAGTATGGGGACTGAAAGAGGTGAGCGAGAATTTCCAGGTTGAAAAGCCCGAACAGGTAATCGATATTCTTGGATTGATGGGCGATACGGCAGATAATATTCCCGGTTGTCCCGGCATTGGTCCCAAAACAGCCATGAAACTGATTGCTGATTTCTCGAGTATCGATGGCGTTTATGAAAACATCGACAAACTGAAAGGCAAACAGAAAGAGCGCCTGGTGGAAAACGAAGAACAGGTTCGGATTTCCAGAAAACTGGCGAAAATTATTTTGGATGTTCCGTTGGGTGCAACGCCGGATGGCCTGGTGCGCACCGGGCCGGACAAGAATGTGCTGAGGGACTTGTTCAGTGAGCTGGAATTCCGCACATTGGGCAAACGCATTTTGGGTGAAGAAGTACCGGTTCAACAGGATAATAACTTCCGGCAGGGAACGCTGTTTGGCCTACCTGTATCTTCGCAGGAACCGGAAATGGCGCCGGAAAATATTTCAGATATCAATTCAACAGATCACGAGTATTTCCTGATGGATACACCGGAATTGCGTGCCGATTTGCGTGCCGACTTGTGTGTGTTGAAAGAGTTTTGTTTCGATACGGAAACGACTGATATCGATCCACACAATGCGCAATTGGTCGGCATGTCTTTTTCCTGGAAAGATCACGAAGCCTTTTATGTCCCGGTTCCGGGCGATCAGAAAAAGGCACAGGAACTGGTGGATGAATTCCGTTCCATTTTTGCCGATGAACGGATTGTGAAAATCGGGCAAAACCTAAAATACGATATCCTGGTAATGGGCAATTACGGCATTGAGGTAAAAGGAGAAATCTTCGATACCATGATAGCGCATTACCTGGTTCAACCGGAATTGCGCCATAACCTGGATTACCTGAGCGAGTTGTTCCTTGGCTACAAGAAAGTGGCTACCGAAGAACTGATTGGCAAAAAAGGAAAGAACCAGCACTCCATGCGTGATGTGGCGGTTTCTCAAATAAAAGAATATGCGGGAGAAGACGCGGATATTACCTGGCAATTGAAACCGATTCTGGCCCGAGAACTGGATAAAACCGGCGTCGAAAAGCTTTTCCGCGAAGTAGAAATGCCATTACTGAAAGTGTTGGTTGCCATGGAACAGGCCGGTGTAAAAATCGACAAAGAAGCGCTTGACGCTTACGCGGAAAAACTCCGTGAACAAATCATTACACTGGAAAAAGATATTCATCAATTGGCTGGTGAGGAATTCAATGTTTCATCGCCCAGGCAGCTGGGCGTAATTTTGTTTGAAAAGCTGAACCTGGACAGCAACGCGAAGAAGACCAAAACCAAGCAGTATTCAACCAACGAAGAAACATTGGCCAAGCTGCAGGATAAGCACGAAATTGTTAGAAAGGTACTTGAGTACCGGGGGCTGAAAAAATTGTTGAGTACTTACGTGGAAGCCTTGCCCAAGTTGATCAATTCCCGTACGGGAAAAATTCATACTTCGTTCAACCAGGCAGTTGCGGCTACCGGGCGTTTGAGTTCCAATAATCCGAACCTGCAGAATATCCCCATCCGGGATGAAAACGGTCGGGAAATCCGGAAAGCATTTGTGCCGTCGGACGACCAACATGTCTATCTCTCTGCCGACTATTCCCAGATTGAATTGCGGATTATGGCAGCCATTTCGGGCGATAAAGCTATGATTGAAGCATTCCGCAATGGCGAGGACATTCATGCAACCACGGCGGCGAAGATTTATGGTATTCCGTTAAATCAAGTTACATCCGACATGCGCCGGAAGGCCAAAACGGCCAATTTCGGCATCATTTACGGTATTTCAGCCTTCGGGTTATCGCAAAGGCTGAATATTCCCAGAACGGAAGCGAAACAGCTTATTGACGGCTATTTTGAGAATTTCAGCCGGGTGAAAGAGTTCATGGATGAACAGATTCACAATGCCCGCGAAAAAGGCTACGTGGAGACCCTGATGGGCCGGAAGCGTTACCTGCCGGATATTAATTCGGGCAATGCGGTGGTACGCGGCGTAGCCGAACGAAATGCCATCAATGCACCGATTCAGGGTTCAGCCGCGGACGTCATCAAAGTAGCGATGATCAATATTCACCGGAAAATGCAGGAGAAAGGGCTCAAATCGAAAATGATCCTACAGGTGCATGACGAATTGAACTTCGATGCGCGAAAAGATGAGTTGGATGTGTTGAAAAAACTGGTAAAACAGGAAATGGAACACGCGTTTGAGCTCGAAGTACCACTGACGGTCGATATGCAGTCGGCCGATAACTGGCTCGAAGCACACTGA
- the rnpA gene encoding ribonuclease P protein component yields MVRYTFHKEERLCSRKLIGTMFESGQSFLTYPLKVVYYTPETLDGDTSVQVAFTVPKKNFKRAVERNLLKRRIREAYRLQKHKLHEYLSTTGQQVAIMFIYVGKEPLAYRKIEGSVKKAVNRLEKELTSRNNNEKSA; encoded by the coding sequence ATGGTACGTTATACTTTTCATAAAGAAGAGCGGCTTTGTAGCCGGAAGCTCATCGGAACGATGTTTGAGTCGGGGCAATCCTTTCTTACTTACCCGTTAAAGGTGGTTTATTATACTCCGGAAACGCTGGATGGTGACACTTCGGTACAGGTGGCCTTTACTGTGCCGAAAAAGAACTTCAAACGTGCCGTGGAACGAAACCTTTTAAAGCGTAGGATACGTGAAGCTTACCGGCTGCAAAAACATAAGTTGCATGAATATTTAAGTACAACCGGACAGCAGGTGGCCATCATGTTTATTTATGTGGGAAAAGAACCGCTTGCCTATCGAAAAATAGAGGGAAGTGTTAAAAAGGCGGTTAACCGCCTGGAAAAGGAACTGACTAGCCGCAATAACAACGAAAAAAGCGCATAA
- a CDS encoding uroporphyrinogen-III synthase produces the protein MKIKSILVSQPEPTSARSPYKDLAEKNHLKIDFRPFIQVEGISSKDFRKERIPILDHTAVIFTSRTAIDHFFRIAQELRITVPDSMKYFCISEATAFYLQKYIVYRKRKIFYGNGRFADLVDILKKHKDEKYIIPLSDIHKAEIPELLDKAKLKYTKAIMYRTVSSDLSDLKDVNYDILVFFSPSGIKSLLQNFPDFEQNDTRIATFGPSTAKAVREAGLRLDIEAPVPDAPSMTMALEKYVKDFNNKK, from the coding sequence TTGAAGATCAAGAGCATTTTAGTTTCGCAACCAGAACCCACTTCAGCTCGATCCCCCTACAAAGATCTTGCTGAAAAAAACCATTTGAAGATTGATTTTCGCCCGTTTATTCAGGTAGAAGGGATATCATCAAAAGATTTTAGAAAAGAGCGCATACCGATTCTGGATCACACAGCGGTTATCTTCACCAGTAGGACCGCTATCGACCATTTCTTCCGTATTGCTCAGGAACTGCGCATTACTGTTCCTGATTCGATGAAGTATTTCTGTATTTCGGAGGCAACCGCCTTCTACCTTCAGAAATACATCGTTTACCGGAAGAGAAAGATTTTTTACGGCAATGGAAGATTTGCCGATTTGGTTGATATCCTTAAGAAACATAAGGATGAAAAATACATCATCCCGCTTTCCGATATCCATAAGGCGGAAATACCTGAATTACTGGATAAAGCAAAGCTGAAGTACACCAAGGCGATCATGTATCGTACGGTTAGTAGCGACCTTTCGGATTTGAAGGATGTGAATTACGACATTCTTGTTTTCTTCAGTCCGTCGGGCATTAAATCATTGCTGCAGAACTTCCCTGATTTTGAGCAGAATGATACCAGGATTGCTACCTTTGGGCCATCCACTGCCAAGGCTGTCCGCGAAGCCGGCCTGAGACTGGATATCGAAGCTCCGGTCCCTGATGCGCCTTCCATGACCATGGCATTGGAGAAATATGTAAAGGATTTTAACAACAAGAAATAA
- the ybaK gene encoding Cys-tRNA(Pro) deacylase: MKKTNAARILDRLKINYKLVEYTVDENDLSAEHLAETARLPVEKVYKTLVARGDRNGIFVCVVPGAVPLNLKKAAKASGNKKAAMVLMKELEPLTGYIRGGCSPLGMKKNYPVFIDESAFEQEKIFISAGQRGLQLHLTPSDLQKATGARAVPLT, encoded by the coding sequence ATGAAGAAAACCAACGCAGCCCGTATACTCGACCGTTTGAAAATCAACTATAAACTGGTCGAATATACCGTCGATGAAAACGATTTGAGCGCCGAACACCTGGCCGAAACGGCCAGACTTCCGGTAGAAAAAGTTTATAAAACGTTGGTAGCACGTGGCGATCGTAATGGGATTTTTGTTTGTGTAGTTCCGGGTGCCGTCCCACTTAATTTGAAAAAAGCCGCCAAAGCCAGCGGAAACAAGAAGGCCGCCATGGTTTTGATGAAGGAATTGGAGCCGCTTACCGGCTACATTCGCGGCGGTTGTTCCCCGTTAGGAATGAAGAAGAATTACCCGGTGTTCATCGACGAATCGGCGTTCGAACAGGAGAAAATTTTTATCAGTGCCGGGCAGCGCGGCTTGCAGCTTCATCTCACGCCTTCCGATTTGCAAAAAGCAACCGGGGCCAGGGCCGTACCGCTCACCTGA
- a CDS encoding chorismate mutase, translating to MVAELDIMPISHWLPNIDNPLLVAGPCSLETEGQALATARELAKDKRVFIYRGGIWKPRTRPGSFEGVGSIGLEWMKRIKEETGLPVGTEVANAQHVEECLKAGIDVMWIGARSTASPFTVQEIADVLKGTNQTVMVKNPVNPDVQLWVGALERLNQAGIKNLVAIHRGFTPFRESKYRNYPGWKTVIELKRLLPNLPIIGDPSHIAGKREYLLEISQKVFDMGLDGLMLESHIDPSCALSDKAQQVTPAGLGKILDELVIKYASSDDPNFENKLEELRGRIDQIDHEMMEILASRMELVNQIGEYKKQNKVTALQINRWAQMMDDRSNLAGKLHLDETFVKVLFQLIHEDSVRQQTELIEKK from the coding sequence ATGGTTGCTGAATTGGATATCATGCCCATAAGCCACTGGCTGCCTAACATCGACAATCCCCTGCTGGTTGCCGGTCCTTGCAGCCTCGAAACAGAAGGACAGGCGCTGGCTACTGCCCGCGAACTGGCTAAAGACAAGCGCGTATTTATCTATCGCGGTGGCATCTGGAAACCACGTACCCGTCCCGGTTCTTTCGAAGGTGTTGGTTCTATCGGGCTTGAGTGGATGAAACGGATCAAAGAAGAGACCGGTTTACCTGTTGGAACTGAAGTAGCGAACGCTCAACATGTGGAAGAGTGCCTGAAAGCCGGCATCGATGTGATGTGGATTGGTGCGCGCTCCACAGCTTCTCCGTTTACCGTACAGGAAATTGCCGATGTACTCAAGGGTACCAATCAGACTGTAATGGTAAAGAACCCTGTCAATCCGGATGTTCAACTCTGGGTAGGTGCGTTGGAACGCCTGAACCAGGCCGGAATTAAAAACCTTGTTGCTATTCACCGTGGCTTTACTCCCTTCCGGGAATCGAAATATCGGAATTACCCAGGTTGGAAAACAGTTATCGAACTGAAACGATTGCTGCCCAATCTTCCAATTATCGGAGATCCGAGCCACATTGCCGGAAAACGTGAATATTTGCTCGAGATCTCTCAAAAAGTATTTGATATGGGACTGGATGGCCTGATGCTTGAATCCCACATCGATCCTTCCTGTGCGTTGAGCGACAAAGCCCAACAGGTTACCCCCGCTGGCCTGGGTAAAATACTGGATGAACTGGTAATTAAGTACGCCAGTTCGGACGATCCGAACTTCGAAAATAAACTCGAAGAATTGCGCGGGCGTATCGACCAGATTGACCACGAAATGATGGAAATTCTCGCTTCACGAATGGAACTAGTGAATCAAATCGGTGAGTATAAGAAGCAGAATAAAGTAACGGCGCTCCAGATTAATCGTTGGGCACAGATGATGGATGACCGCTCCAACCTGGCCGGCAAATTACACCTTGACGAAACATTTGTTAAAGTTCTGTTCCAGCTGATTCACGAGGATTCGGTACGTCAGCAGACGGAATTGATTGAGAAAAAATAA
- a CDS encoding DUF4271 domain-containing protein has protein sequence MVISPLLQSQQSDSLRVGSLVQPILTGTHHDTARPVLNVQGQPTIDTSAARIFRQMAIRDSVSNAQAGQAARQKARAARRTRIKEQQKQGSIQAAQRAQANDTLVVHQDSLQVDSLTVVRDTLHQDTLTTGLPMIPLGKEGKEFVSVRQDWLLGVILVALILFASVRLVFNKYLSHLMVSLINYSTASRLFRERGYKISHGSFRLDVMSLLVTSIFVYQLSSHDGSFTWPGLGGYKLLLAYFGLLGAYGIGKLILYHLTGALFMKSPVVSEVFFNYGIYTRALGVFLLPIIIVVSLAPEWSKIMFVAGISITVVLYAASLIRGALVALRNGISIFYLILYLCTLEIFPLLLVYKLIFGQV, from the coding sequence ATGGTGATTTCCCCTTTATTACAAAGTCAGCAAAGTGATTCTCTGCGAGTGGGCTCGCTGGTGCAACCGATTCTAACAGGCACGCACCACGATACTGCCCGGCCGGTCCTGAATGTTCAGGGCCAGCCAACCATCGATACGTCCGCTGCCCGGATATTCCGGCAGATGGCTATCAGGGATTCTGTTTCGAATGCGCAGGCAGGACAGGCAGCCAGACAGAAGGCCCGGGCAGCGCGGCGCACCAGGATAAAAGAGCAGCAGAAACAAGGCTCAATTCAGGCCGCTCAACGAGCTCAGGCCAACGATACCTTGGTTGTTCATCAGGATTCACTCCAGGTTGATTCGCTGACGGTTGTTCGCGATACCCTGCATCAGGATACCCTGACAACCGGGTTGCCGATGATTCCGCTGGGAAAGGAAGGAAAGGAATTTGTTTCGGTACGGCAGGACTGGTTATTGGGAGTTATTTTGGTGGCATTAATTCTTTTTGCATCGGTTCGGTTGGTTTTCAATAAGTACCTCAGTCACCTGATGGTCAGTTTAATCAACTACTCAACTGCCAGCCGGCTTTTCCGCGAACGCGGGTACAAAATTTCCCATGGTTCTTTCCGGTTGGATGTCATGTCTCTGCTGGTGACGTCCATTTTTGTTTACCAACTCTCCAGTCACGACGGCAGTTTTACCTGGCCTGGCCTGGGCGGATACAAACTGCTGCTGGCATATTTTGGATTGTTGGGAGCGTATGGGATTGGAAAATTGATTCTATATCATTTAACTGGGGCGTTATTTATGAAAAGCCCTGTGGTTTCGGAAGTGTTTTTCAATTACGGAATATATACCCGGGCGTTAGGGGTTTTTCTGTTACCAATCATAATTGTGGTGTCTTTGGCTCCCGAATGGTCAAAAATTATGTTTGTAGCTGGAATATCGATCACCGTTGTACTCTATGCGGCATCGCTGATCCGGGGAGCATTGGTCGCCCTGAGAAATGGTATTTCTATATTTTATTTGATTTTGTACCTTTGTACCCTTGAAATTTTTCCGTTGCTTTTGGTTTATAAGCTCATTTTTGGGCAGGTATAA